In Gimesia sp., a single genomic region encodes these proteins:
- a CDS encoding nucleotide pyrophosphatase/phosphodiesterase family protein: protein MRKPLVVINIVGLTHEMLGERTPNLSRLARQGFSRPMGTVLPAVTCSAQSTLLTGLMPRDHGIVANGWYFRDLAEVMFWKQSNKLVQGERVYEAARKRAPDYTTAKMFWWYNMYAPVEWSVTPRPSYPADGRKVFDSYSQPASLKDELQSDLGVFPLLRFWGPGADISSSRWIVDASIKVFREKQPDLNLVYLPHLDYNLQRLGVSDPVIDQDIRDIDHEAGRLINVAQNAGAEVVVLSEYAITDVAQPVHINRILREHGWLQVRQEALGWETMDCGASPAFAVADHQLAHVYVQKPEDVAQVKALLEKIDGIEMILDRGQQAEFGIDHERSGELVVVAAPGSWFTYYFWLDDRLAPDYARTVDIHRKPGYDPVELFIDPEIKFPKLRLARRLARKKLGFRYYMDLTSLDATLVKGSHGRLPTPGREDAEAPVFISSSKAIEQDEIPMTAVKDLLLKLQFGE from the coding sequence ATGCGTAAACCTCTGGTTGTGATCAATATTGTCGGGTTGACCCATGAAATGCTGGGAGAACGAACGCCCAACTTGTCTCGCCTTGCCAGGCAGGGGTTTTCGCGACCTATGGGGACCGTATTACCTGCGGTGACCTGTTCTGCTCAGTCGACCCTGTTGACCGGGTTGATGCCGCGCGATCATGGCATCGTGGCGAATGGCTGGTATTTCCGCGATCTGGCTGAGGTCATGTTCTGGAAGCAGTCGAACAAGCTCGTTCAGGGAGAACGAGTCTACGAAGCAGCCAGAAAACGAGCCCCCGATTACACCACAGCGAAAATGTTCTGGTGGTATAACATGTATGCCCCGGTGGAATGGTCGGTTACACCTCGTCCCAGTTATCCAGCTGATGGCAGGAAAGTCTTTGATTCCTACAGCCAGCCCGCTTCTCTCAAGGATGAACTACAGTCTGACCTGGGAGTTTTTCCCTTACTACGGTTCTGGGGCCCCGGTGCGGATATCTCCAGTTCCCGCTGGATTGTCGATGCCTCCATCAAAGTGTTTCGGGAGAAACAACCAGACCTGAACCTGGTTTACCTGCCTCACCTGGATTATAACCTGCAACGTCTGGGCGTATCAGATCCCGTCATCGATCAGGATATCCGCGACATCGATCACGAAGCGGGACGTCTGATTAACGTCGCTCAAAACGCCGGTGCTGAAGTAGTGGTGCTTTCCGAATATGCCATCACGGATGTTGCTCAGCCGGTGCACATCAACCGCATTTTAAGGGAACACGGCTGGCTTCAGGTCAGACAGGAAGCCCTGGGTTGGGAAACCATGGACTGCGGTGCCTCACCTGCTTTTGCCGTCGCCGATCATCAACTGGCCCATGTTTACGTGCAAAAGCCTGAGGATGTGGCACAAGTCAAAGCACTACTCGAAAAAATCGACGGCATCGAGATGATCCTCGATCGAGGACAACAGGCCGAATTTGGAATCGACCATGAACGTTCGGGCGAACTGGTCGTCGTGGCGGCTCCCGGCAGTTGGTTCACTTACTATTTCTGGCTGGATGATCGGCTCGCCCCCGATTACGCACGGACCGTCGATATTCATCGCAAACCAGGGTACGATCCTGTGGAACTGTTTATCGATCCGGAAATCAAATTCCCCAAACTTCGCCTGGCCCGTCGTCTTGCCAGGAAGAAACTGGGATTTCGCTACTACATGGATCTGACCAGTCTGGATGCAACGCTGGTCAAAGGAAGCCACGGTCGCCTGCCGACACCGGGGCGGGAAGACGCGGAAGCGCCTGTTTTTATCAGCTCTTCCAAGGCGATTGAGCAGGACGAAATCCCCATGACCGCAGTCAAAGATCTACTGCTCAAGCTCCAGTTTGGGGAGTAA
- a CDS encoding bifunctional heptose 7-phosphate kinase/heptose 1-phosphate adenyltransferase, whose amino-acid sequence MSYHLINTIQKLGHPKILVLGDLILDRYTWGDAERISQEAPVILLREDTQEVRLGGAANVANMLIGLEAEVTMAGVTGTDLDGVVIREALEKRGVDCSAIIADASRPTTVKQRFIGRAQQRHPHQILRVDREVNTPLDATASEQLLNVILPLIPEQQAILVSDYAKGVCTPDVLACVIQAAREANVPVIADPCPGRDYQIYSGATAITPNRLETSRAVEFEIENESDAFRAGKLLCEQLNLDYVFVTLDSDGIALTQADGVTELLPTRKREVYDITGAGDMVLATIGVGSAAGIAPADLARLANVAGGLEVEQIGVVTISREEMLADLLMGARATSEKVLSLEELKRHVSARQKLGQKVVLTNGCFDVMHVGHVSYLEQAAAEGDCLIVALNSDTSVRSLNKAPDRPIFGQEHRALMLAALEGIDYVVIFDESTPCELINELKPDLLVKGGTYSKEEIVGWELVEAYGGEVKALGITPGISTTQILGIIRGEAAGQPDILPLHQPIEPPKRKAG is encoded by the coding sequence ATGTCATATCATTTAATCAATACAATTCAAAAATTGGGTCATCCGAAAATCCTTGTGCTGGGAGACCTGATTCTGGACCGCTATACCTGGGGAGATGCCGAACGGATCAGCCAGGAAGCACCGGTGATTCTATTGCGGGAAGATACCCAGGAAGTCCGCCTGGGCGGAGCCGCCAACGTAGCCAACATGTTAATCGGTCTGGAAGCGGAAGTGACCATGGCCGGGGTGACAGGCACCGATCTGGATGGCGTTGTGATCCGGGAAGCCCTGGAGAAGCGGGGCGTTGACTGCTCGGCCATCATCGCCGATGCGAGTCGACCCACCACGGTCAAGCAGCGGTTCATCGGACGGGCGCAGCAGCGTCATCCGCACCAGATTCTACGTGTCGATCGGGAAGTGAATACGCCCCTTGATGCGACCGCTTCCGAACAGTTACTCAACGTAATTCTGCCTTTAATTCCCGAACAACAGGCGATCCTGGTCAGCGATTATGCCAAAGGTGTTTGTACTCCGGACGTGCTGGCTTGTGTGATTCAGGCAGCCCGCGAGGCAAATGTGCCCGTGATTGCAGACCCCTGTCCGGGCCGCGATTACCAGATCTACTCAGGTGCCACCGCGATCACACCGAACCGACTCGAAACATCCCGGGCGGTCGAATTTGAAATTGAAAACGAATCGGATGCCTTTCGTGCTGGTAAGCTGCTGTGCGAACAGTTGAACCTGGACTATGTCTTTGTCACGCTCGACAGTGATGGCATCGCGTTAACACAGGCCGACGGTGTAACAGAACTGCTGCCGACCCGCAAACGGGAAGTTTACGACATCACCGGTGCCGGAGATATGGTGCTGGCAACCATCGGCGTCGGCAGTGCCGCTGGAATTGCCCCCGCGGACCTTGCCCGCCTGGCGAATGTGGCTGGCGGCCTGGAAGTCGAACAGATTGGCGTCGTCACGATCAGCCGCGAAGAAATGCTGGCTGACCTGCTCATGGGAGCCCGTGCAACAAGTGAAAAAGTGCTTTCGCTGGAAGAGCTCAAACGGCACGTTTCGGCCCGGCAGAAACTGGGACAGAAAGTCGTCCTGACCAACGGCTGTTTCGATGTCATGCACGTGGGACATGTTTCCTACCTGGAACAGGCGGCCGCAGAAGGGGACTGCCTGATCGTCGCGCTCAACAGTGATACAAGCGTACGCTCTCTGAACAAGGCACCGGATCGACCAATCTTCGGACAGGAACATCGTGCATTGATGCTGGCGGCTCTGGAAGGAATCGACTATGTCGTCATCTTCGATGAGTCGACGCCCTGTGAACTGATCAATGAACTCAAACCAGATTTACTCGTCAAAGGTGGCACTTACTCGAAAGAGGAAATTGTCGGCTGGGAACTGGTCGAAGCCTACGGCGGGGAAGTCAAAGCACTGGGAATTACCCCGGGCATTTCCACTACACAGATTCTGGGCATTATCCGCGGGGAAGCCGCCGGGCAGCCCGATATCCTGCCTCTCCATCAACCTATTGAGCCTCCGAAACGAAAAGCCGGATGA
- the waaF gene encoding lipopolysaccharide heptosyltransferase II — MKIAVFLPNWIGDAVMATSALRALRDEFHNAEITAIQKPYVAEVLNGLDLVDRSLASGNEKSLKSQFQLLSQLRRERFDLAVLFPNSFRSACLSFLAGIPRRVGIQRDGRGWLLTDALPAGDRQVPHPAIDEYLRIVAHIIGVEQADSKPGSGLSRKMELAVTDADQQRWSSFWNKQSAEFQRHPLICLNPGGAFGAAKHWPVANFAELAHRLATDLQRSVLVVCGPAEKEEALQIVAQASHPLVTSLAEEPLHLGLTKAAIQQAELLVTTDSGPRHFAAPFDVPVVTLFGPTHIMWSETFYERGQHLQLAMDCGPCQQRVCPLGHHRCMKDLSANQVFDAVVSLLEQQQTKAA; from the coding sequence ATGAAAATTGCAGTCTTTCTACCCAACTGGATCGGAGACGCCGTCATGGCGACCTCCGCCTTACGGGCATTACGTGATGAGTTTCACAACGCGGAAATCACAGCGATTCAGAAGCCATACGTGGCTGAAGTCCTCAATGGACTCGATCTGGTCGATCGCTCCCTGGCCAGCGGTAATGAGAAAAGTCTGAAATCGCAGTTCCAGTTGCTGAGTCAACTCAGACGGGAACGCTTCGATCTGGCAGTCTTGTTTCCTAATTCCTTTCGCAGTGCCTGTCTCAGCTTTCTGGCGGGGATCCCCCGACGCGTGGGTATCCAGCGGGATGGACGGGGCTGGCTCTTGACCGATGCGCTTCCAGCCGGTGATCGTCAGGTTCCTCATCCGGCGATCGATGAATACCTGCGGATCGTCGCGCATATCATTGGTGTAGAGCAGGCTGATTCAAAACCAGGCTCCGGGCTCTCGCGGAAAATGGAACTGGCTGTGACCGACGCCGATCAACAGCGCTGGTCAAGCTTCTGGAATAAACAGTCAGCGGAGTTTCAACGTCATCCACTGATCTGTCTGAATCCGGGTGGCGCGTTCGGCGCTGCCAAACATTGGCCGGTCGCGAATTTCGCGGAACTCGCACACCGCCTGGCCACGGACTTACAGCGTTCCGTGCTGGTGGTCTGTGGACCCGCTGAAAAAGAGGAAGCCCTGCAGATCGTCGCGCAGGCAAGTCATCCCCTGGTGACTTCGCTGGCGGAGGAACCGTTGCACCTGGGGCTCACGAAGGCCGCGATTCAACAGGCCGAGTTACTGGTAACCACCGATTCCGGTCCCCGTCACTTCGCAGCCCCGTTTGATGTGCCTGTGGTGACCCTGTTCGGCCCGACACATATTATGTGGAGTGAAACGTTTTACGAACGCGGACAACACCTCCAGCTTGCGATGGACTGCGGTCCCTGTCAGCAGCGGGTCTGTCCTTTGGGGCATCATCGCTGTATGAAAGACTTATCCGCCAATCAGGTCTTTGATGCGGTCGTTTCTTTGCTGGAACAACAGCAGACTAAAGCCGCTTAG
- a CDS encoding glycosyltransferase family 87 protein: MNQLPDNPLYFKSPQVEATSGAIWLKRALILWAVLWVVVSVKFIVQPERKSVYPCFADSSINWWADRNLYDNEAYSTGFRYSPTFAVAFSAFAVFPPTVGGILWSALNIGLLVCALRLLVKEIFPGSWTRMQEAGFLILCLVGCTRAIWSAQSNALVFALAALAVVCLKKERWWGAAFILAAAVHIKLWPAALALLLMARFPFQLGPRFATACAVLVLPPFLTRPLPVVVQQYQNWYDLLTGPYRTLRQAGLRDAYTIAENFGTYIDDRVYTLLQLGMAGLALSWCLRLARIATSKEAYFTGVLTTWVCWQLLVGPGTERLTFLLAAPIASWALIVSMQERCYRGLALTAWLLLVPLGMGAVERVLLPVAAWSPAILPLGILPLMAWQMAYFESRARENRMSQSEGADTTEAAQNASLAA, encoded by the coding sequence ATGAATCAATTGCCCGATAACCCACTGTATTTTAAATCTCCCCAGGTCGAAGCCACTTCCGGAGCCATCTGGCTGAAGCGGGCGCTGATCTTATGGGCCGTATTGTGGGTCGTGGTGAGTGTGAAATTTATCGTTCAGCCCGAACGAAAATCGGTTTATCCCTGCTTTGCAGACTCTTCGATCAACTGGTGGGCCGACCGCAACCTGTATGACAACGAAGCCTACAGCACCGGGTTTCGCTATAGCCCCACATTTGCGGTGGCATTCTCAGCTTTCGCAGTTTTTCCTCCGACCGTCGGGGGGATTCTCTGGTCCGCTTTGAACATCGGTTTGCTGGTCTGTGCGCTGCGACTGCTGGTTAAGGAAATCTTCCCCGGCTCTTGGACACGAATGCAGGAAGCGGGCTTTCTGATCCTCTGCTTGGTCGGTTGTACGCGCGCGATCTGGTCAGCCCAGAGTAATGCCCTCGTCTTTGCCCTGGCGGCGCTAGCGGTCGTCTGTCTCAAAAAAGAGCGCTGGTGGGGAGCCGCTTTTATTCTGGCTGCCGCCGTGCATATCAAGCTCTGGCCAGCTGCATTGGCGTTACTGTTGATGGCTCGCTTTCCGTTTCAGCTGGGTCCCCGCTTTGCGACCGCCTGTGCAGTGCTGGTGCTGCCCCCATTTTTGACACGCCCCTTGCCGGTCGTCGTTCAGCAGTACCAGAACTGGTATGACCTGTTGACCGGTCCGTATCGTACACTCAGACAGGCGGGATTGCGGGATGCTTACACGATTGCCGAGAACTTCGGGACCTACATTGACGATCGGGTCTACACACTTCTGCAGTTAGGAATGGCCGGACTGGCGCTTTCGTGGTGTCTGCGTCTGGCCCGCATCGCCACCTCGAAAGAAGCGTATTTCACCGGCGTCTTGACCACCTGGGTCTGCTGGCAGCTACTCGTTGGTCCTGGTACCGAACGTTTAACGTTTCTGCTGGCCGCCCCCATCGCCAGCTGGGCGCTGATCGTGAGTATGCAGGAACGTTGTTACCGTGGACTCGCTCTGACAGCCTGGCTGTTACTCGTCCCCCTGGGAATGGGTGCTGTGGAACGCGTCCTGCTGCCGGTCGCTGCCTGGTCACCGGCGATTTTACCGCTGGGAATTCTCCCGTTGATGGCCTGGCAGATGGCCTATTTTGAAAGCCGGGCACGCGAAAACCGGATGAGCCAGTCAGAGGGAGCAGACACGACAGAGGCTGCTCAGAATGCTTCCCTGGCCGCTTAA
- a CDS encoding lipopolysaccharide kinase InaA family protein, whose product MSESPPAAPHHFSLFDDSVPYTTIRCLKEEDLRSVWLLDIQGRGLTTVKRWPADWKLRWKSLFGQSQPQRQVTGAWRLLQAGVNTPQPATPLYRSGPFYQLEMPYIEGTTVYEVFKAAAPESKSELYPIARELGSIVRRLADAQLRHRDLKLENIVLKQGESGQSVPALWLIDPVGIRRCASLEKSLICMLDRLAIQPLNEGLPLPLSLQVICIRAAIENLPREHRRHFFSKLKNQLKHSTEQGGNR is encoded by the coding sequence TTGTCTGAATCCCCTCCCGCAGCACCACACCACTTTTCCTTATTTGATGACAGCGTTCCCTATACAACCATTCGCTGTCTCAAAGAAGAAGACTTACGTTCCGTGTGGCTGCTCGATATTCAGGGACGCGGACTGACTACAGTCAAACGCTGGCCCGCTGACTGGAAGCTCCGCTGGAAGTCACTCTTTGGTCAGTCACAGCCGCAACGCCAGGTGACGGGTGCCTGGCGACTGCTGCAGGCAGGGGTCAACACTCCTCAGCCGGCGACGCCCCTGTATCGTTCCGGCCCATTCTATCAGCTGGAAATGCCTTATATTGAGGGGACGACGGTTTACGAGGTCTTCAAAGCAGCCGCTCCGGAATCCAAGTCAGAGCTGTACCCTATCGCGCGGGAACTGGGGTCGATTGTACGTCGCCTGGCAGATGCTCAACTGCGGCACCGGGACCTCAAGCTGGAAAACATTGTTCTCAAGCAGGGTGAATCAGGGCAGAGTGTGCCCGCGCTGTGGCTGATCGATCCGGTGGGAATCCGTCGCTGTGCTTCGCTGGAAAAATCGCTGATCTGCATGCTGGACCGACTGGCGATCCAGCCACTCAATGAGGGGCTCCCCCTGCCCCTTTCGCTGCAAGTCATCTGTATACGTGCAGCGATTGAAAATCTGCCCCGGGAACACCGCAGGCATTTCTTCTCAAAGCTCAAAAATCAGCTGAAACACTCTACAGAACAGGGGGGGAACCGCTGA
- a CDS encoding glycosyltransferase family 2 protein: MSLSVIVIVKNEESTIRECLASIAWADEIIVLDSGSTDQTVAICKEYTEHVYETDWPGFGPQKNRALGYASNEWVLSIDADERISYDLQTEIKRVIQMPKRYDAYSMPRRSNYCGRYMKHSGWWPDHVVRLFRRGKAEFSDDLVHERIVVQGKVGKLKEPIIHESLLTLEQILNTMNSYSTAGAKMMAEEQQQASLCKAICHGTWTFIRTYFLRAGFLDGKEGFMLAISNAEGTYYRYLKLMVLNREKQEEL; encoded by the coding sequence ATGTCGTTATCGGTTATCGTCATTGTTAAAAACGAAGAATCTACGATTCGCGAGTGCCTGGCGTCGATTGCCTGGGCAGATGAAATCATCGTCCTGGATTCCGGCAGTACTGACCAGACGGTGGCCATCTGCAAGGAATACACAGAGCACGTTTACGAAACCGACTGGCCCGGATTTGGACCTCAGAAAAACCGCGCACTCGGATACGCCTCGAATGAGTGGGTCCTGTCGATCGATGCTGACGAACGAATCTCTTACGACCTGCAGACCGAAATCAAACGCGTCATCCAGATGCCCAAACGCTACGATGCCTATTCCATGCCCCGCCGGTCCAACTACTGCGGGCGATACATGAAGCATAGTGGCTGGTGGCCCGATCATGTGGTGCGCCTCTTTCGTCGGGGCAAAGCCGAATTCAGCGACGATCTGGTCCACGAGCGGATTGTCGTGCAGGGCAAAGTAGGCAAACTCAAGGAACCCATCATTCACGAATCTCTGCTCACGCTGGAACAGATTCTGAATACGATGAATTCCTATTCTACCGCGGGTGCGAAAATGATGGCGGAAGAACAGCAGCAGGCCAGCCTGTGCAAGGCCATCTGTCACGGCACGTGGACCTTTATCCGCACCTACTTTCTGCGGGCCGGTTTTCTGGACGGGAAAGAAGGTTTCATGCTGGCGATATCCAACGCGGAAGGCACCTACTATCGGTACCTGAAGCTGATGGTTCTCAATCGGGAAAAACAGGAAGAGCTCTGA
- a CDS encoding glycosyltransferase family 2 protein produces MAGLAVVITTYNWPTALEAVLAGYLSQQRAPDELLIADDGSRDETRTVIEAFQATAPFTVKHIWHPDEGFRAGAIRNRAIEAAEADYIVFTDGDCIPARWFLAQHEQHAEAGWFLSGNRVLLSESFSKRVLEENLPVEVWTWAQWFAARREGSINRLLPLCRLPLGRHYRHRTARQWEGAKTCNLSAWKADLLAVNGFDEDYTGWGMEDSDLVLRLIRNGVFHKDARFAAPVFHLWHPENSRDQLEENQRRLKQLIETDRIQARMGIAQARTA; encoded by the coding sequence ATGGCCGGACTTGCTGTCGTCATCACCACCTACAACTGGCCCACTGCCCTGGAAGCAGTGCTGGCAGGTTATCTGAGTCAGCAGCGTGCACCGGATGAACTGCTCATCGCCGACGACGGTTCACGGGACGAAACCCGAACGGTCATCGAAGCATTCCAGGCAACAGCACCGTTCACCGTCAAACACATCTGGCACCCCGATGAAGGCTTCCGCGCAGGAGCAATTCGGAATCGGGCCATCGAAGCTGCCGAGGCCGACTACATCGTCTTCACCGATGGGGACTGCATTCCCGCTCGCTGGTTCCTGGCCCAACACGAACAGCACGCGGAAGCCGGCTGGTTTCTGTCGGGGAACCGGGTGCTGCTGTCAGAGTCATTTTCAAAACGGGTACTCGAAGAGAATCTGCCCGTGGAAGTCTGGACCTGGGCGCAATGGTTCGCCGCCCGACGCGAGGGGAGTATCAACCGTCTGTTGCCTTTGTGCCGTCTGCCCCTGGGACGACACTACCGCCACCGGACTGCCCGGCAGTGGGAAGGCGCCAAAACCTGTAATCTCTCCGCCTGGAAGGCAGATCTGCTCGCCGTGAATGGCTTCGATGAAGACTACACCGGCTGGGGCATGGAAGATTCAGACCTCGTCCTGCGTCTGATCCGTAACGGAGTGTTTCACAAAGACGCCCGTTTTGCAGCCCCCGTATTTCACCTCTGGCACCCGGAGAATTCGCGTGATCAACTGGAAGAAAATCAGCGGCGACTCAAGCAGTTGATCGAGACCGATCGCATTCAGGCCCGCATGGGGATCGCCCAGGCACGAACTGCCTGA
- a CDS encoding arylsulfatase — MRAIFQLVTCTLLLLVTFTDCRADSTNTRKPNVVLVITDDQGYGDIAAHGNKMIQTPNLDHLYRQSLRLTNFHVDPTCAPTRSALMTGHYSTRTGVWHTIMGRSLMNTNEVTLAEVMQSNGYKTGMFGKWHLGDNYPLRPQDQGFETVVQHGGGGVTQTPDYWQNDYFDDSYLRNGKPEKFEGYCTDIWFREALNFIETNKSEPFFAYISTNAPHSPYLVDPKYSILYERKGVPKQMAAFYGMITNIDENMGLLERRLKDWGLDENTILIFMTDNGTAAGFKRPQPEDLSKKQQRRLSKGKPIVLETWPGFNAGMRGTKGSEYDGGHRVPCFIRWPAGKLDGGRDITQLSAHIDILPTLAELCHLTISSELKLDGTSLVPILKGKKDALRNRTLVVHSQRIETPEKWRKSSVMTERWRLVNQTELYDIQHDPGQTKNIAPEFPGVVKYLSAEYEKWWESLKPRFTEYVAIGVGSRFENPAHLTCHDWHAPIQQVPWNHQQIAKNPIANGFWIVNVEEPGTYEITLRCRPESAHHPLKKGVARIQIGDQKQRQDVDEGDLSTTFTLDLTKGQKKLQTWLDEGNGVSRGAFFVEIFRKEKP; from the coding sequence ATGCGAGCGATTTTTCAGCTTGTGACCTGCACATTGCTGCTACTGGTCACCTTCACCGACTGTCGCGCTGACAGTACCAATACCAGAAAGCCGAACGTTGTTCTGGTCATCACAGATGATCAGGGATACGGGGATATCGCCGCGCATGGGAATAAGATGATCCAGACGCCAAACCTGGATCATCTGTATCGCCAGAGTCTGCGTCTGACCAATTTCCATGTCGACCCGACCTGTGCGCCGACCCGCTCTGCTTTGATGACCGGACATTACTCCACGCGGACAGGCGTCTGGCATACAATTATGGGTCGCTCGCTGATGAATACCAACGAGGTCACCCTCGCTGAAGTGATGCAGAGTAACGGCTACAAGACGGGCATGTTCGGGAAATGGCACCTGGGCGACAATTACCCACTGCGTCCCCAGGACCAGGGTTTCGAAACCGTCGTGCAGCATGGCGGCGGGGGAGTCACGCAGACCCCGGACTACTGGCAGAACGATTACTTCGACGACTCTTACCTGCGTAACGGCAAGCCGGAGAAGTTCGAAGGCTATTGCACGGACATCTGGTTCCGGGAAGCGCTGAACTTCATCGAAACGAACAAGTCGGAACCGTTCTTTGCTTATATCTCGACCAATGCCCCTCACAGCCCGTACCTGGTTGATCCCAAATACAGTATCCTCTACGAGCGGAAAGGGGTGCCGAAGCAGATGGCTGCTTTTTACGGCATGATCACCAACATCGATGAAAACATGGGGCTGCTGGAACGTCGTCTCAAGGATTGGGGACTCGATGAGAACACGATCCTGATCTTCATGACCGATAACGGCACCGCAGCCGGTTTTAAACGTCCCCAGCCGGAAGACCTTTCCAAGAAACAGCAGCGACGACTTTCCAAAGGCAAACCGATCGTACTGGAAACCTGGCCCGGATTTAATGCGGGCATGCGGGGTACGAAGGGTTCAGAATACGACGGCGGACATCGCGTCCCGTGTTTTATTCGCTGGCCGGCCGGAAAACTGGACGGGGGGCGGGATATCACCCAGCTCTCGGCGCATATCGACATCCTGCCCACACTGGCCGAACTCTGTCACCTGACGATCTCCAGCGAGCTCAAGCTGGACGGCACCAGCCTGGTACCCATTCTCAAAGGGAAGAAAGACGCGTTGCGTAATCGGACCCTGGTCGTCCACTCACAACGGATCGAAACGCCGGAGAAGTGGCGGAAATCCTCTGTGATGACCGAACGCTGGCGACTGGTAAACCAGACGGAACTGTATGACATTCAACACGATCCCGGGCAGACCAAGAACATTGCGCCTGAATTTCCCGGCGTGGTGAAGTATCTGTCTGCGGAATACGAAAAGTGGTGGGAAAGCCTGAAGCCCCGCTTCACTGAATACGTGGCGATCGGCGTCGGTTCCCGGTTTGAGAACCCCGCCCATCTGACCTGCCACGACTGGCATGCTCCGATTCAGCAGGTCCCCTGGAATCATCAGCAGATCGCGAAGAATCCGATCGCCAACGGCTTCTGGATTGTCAACGTGGAAGAGCCGGGCACGTATGAAATCACCCTGCGGTGCCGACCGGAATCGGCCCATCATCCACTGAAAAAGGGTGTCGCCCGGATCCAGATTGGCGATCAGAAACAACGGCAAGACGTCGATGAAGGCGATCTTTCGACGACCTTCACCCTGGACCTGACGAAGGGACAGAAGAAGCTGCAGACCTGGCTGGATGAAGGGAATGGCGTCTCACGGGGTGCCTTCTTCGTCGAAATTTTTCGTAAAGAAAAGCCGTAA
- the ychF gene encoding redox-regulated ATPase YchF, whose amino-acid sequence MEAGIVGLPNVGKSTLFNALTAAGIASENYPFCTIEPNVGIVNVPDPRLNIIHKYITTDKVIPAILRLVDIAGIVRGASEGEGLGNKFLSHIRNVDAILHVVRCFENSDVIHVEGKVDPISDIETIDMELMLADMQTVDSAKDKAAKTARSGNAEAKMRLAVLETCAERLAEEKPLRGLTFDDPEKRKIFKGYQFLTAKPVLYLANVDEDDLQGESELVQRVRGRAEEEGGEVVVVCGRLEAEIAELDEADRNEMLESVGLEEPALAAVARAAYHTLGLQSYFTAGKIEIRAWTIPIGATGPQAAGVIHSDFERGFIRAEIFSVADLEQYQSEKAIREAGKLRVEGKEYVMQDGDICHFLFNV is encoded by the coding sequence ATGGAAGCTGGTATTGTTGGCCTGCCGAATGTAGGTAAATCAACGTTATTCAACGCCTTAACGGCGGCGGGGATCGCAAGCGAGAACTATCCTTTCTGTACGATTGAACCCAACGTGGGAATCGTCAACGTCCCCGATCCGCGGCTGAATATCATTCATAAATACATTACCACCGACAAAGTCATCCCCGCCATTCTCAGGCTGGTCGACATTGCCGGTATCGTCCGGGGGGCCTCCGAGGGGGAAGGGTTGGGAAACAAGTTCCTCTCTCATATTCGCAACGTGGATGCCATTCTGCACGTGGTCCGCTGTTTCGAGAACAGCGACGTGATCCACGTCGAAGGCAAGGTCGACCCGATCAGCGACATCGAAACCATCGATATGGAACTGATGCTGGCTGACATGCAGACGGTCGACTCGGCTAAGGATAAGGCCGCCAAGACCGCCCGCTCCGGGAATGCCGAAGCCAAAATGCGGCTGGCCGTCCTGGAAACCTGCGCAGAACGACTGGCGGAAGAAAAACCGCTCCGCGGGCTGACCTTCGATGATCCGGAAAAACGGAAAATTTTCAAAGGCTATCAGTTCCTCACCGCCAAGCCGGTGCTCTATCTGGCGAACGTGGATGAGGACGACCTCCAAGGCGAAAGTGAACTCGTACAGCGGGTACGGGGACGAGCCGAAGAAGAGGGGGGCGAAGTCGTCGTTGTCTGTGGTCGCCTCGAAGCCGAAATCGCGGAACTCGATGAAGCCGACCGCAACGAAATGCTCGAGAGTGTCGGCCTGGAAGAACCGGCACTGGCCGCAGTCGCACGTGCTGCCTACCACACACTGGGACTGCAGAGCTATTTCACTGCCGGGAAAATTGAAATCCGCGCCTGGACAATTCCGATCGGCGCGACTGGACCCCAGGCAGCCGGCGTCATCCACTCGGACTTCGAACGCGGATTCATTCGAGCGGAAATCTTCTCGGTGGCTGACCTCGAACAGTACCAGTCGGAAAAAGCGATCCGCGAAGCTGGTAAGCTTCGCGTGGAAGGCAAAGAATATGTGATGCAGGATGGCGATATCTGTCACTTCCTGTTTAACGTCTGA